The genomic stretch GATTAGGCCGAATGAGGTATAAAGATgggatttttaattttttgattttgttttcgGTGTGTGAAAATTGCAGGATGAGGTGGGAATAGTTGCAAAGCTATCAGAATGTATTGCTTCAAGAGGTGGAAACATTCTCAATGCTGATGTTTTTGTGCCTGAGGACAAGAATGTGTTTTACTCTAGAAGGTCTATTGCACTCTCTTGCACTTTGTTTCTTGGTACATTTTTCTATGGCAAGTTAATAAGTTGGTTTGTCCtttcttcttgttcttttttGGATTATCTGGCTTATGTTTGAGGTACCGTGAAGTGGATTTAGGCCAGACGTTGAGAGTTATGGTCCCTTTTGTAATTTATCCTTCAATGGTAGATTATGGTTATTAAATCTAATGATTGACATGTTTTTGCAAATTTGACTAAGACACAAGTATTTTATAACTGTACTTGAGATGCTTTATCTCTTAGTTCAACTTCTTGTATTATCTGCAAGTTATCTCCATGATATAAGAAATGGAAAAGATACCATCTTTCCTGATGTGTTTTCCGTTGAATCTCCCTTCTGAACTTAAACCATGCGAGACCGAGAAGacagattttcggatttcatATCATTGAAGTCTAATGACAAGTACTTGCGTTATATGATAATGATTATGCTTGCTTTTTTGGGGTACTCTTTGGTTTGAGGCATTACATCTGGAACTAAAATAGTTCCCAGGACCTACTAGGAGAGTTCCTCCTGTTATGCTCAGTGATCGCAGCTGTCACATTTAGTCAGATTCAACATAACCTGATTTTTTTCCTGCATTTGATAAAAAATGATCTTTGTGCTATTATTCACTCACTTGCTTAAGGTAGTCAAGTTTTTTGGCGTGAACCTATCTGAAGGCTTTGCCTGTCATGGTAGAGTTTGTAGCTTGAAAATATATTAAAGGCAGTCAATGTTGATTTTCTCCAAAACATGTGTGTAATACAGAAATGCGCTGCAATTTACAGTGAATTTATCTTTCACCGGGCGAAATGGTCTCGTGTACAAATGGATGAAGACTTTCTGAAACTGTCGAGGATGTTCAATGCTATAAATTCTGTTGTCCGAGTGCCTGACCTTGACCCTAGACATAAAATTGCAATTCTTGCCTCAAAGCAGGtcattttcctcttgcttctaATAATTGTTGTATCAAAGTTAATATCCAAACCTACGTAGTTGCTAGTTTGtccttttgtttgctttctttAGTTAAGCTACTTTCGTGCTTTTACAGGACCACTGTCTTGTTGATTTGTTGCATGGCTGGCAAGATGGAAGGCTTCCAATTCAAATAGCATCAGTAATAAGGCAAAAATACTTTGGAGATTTTACAATTTTCTTGTGTTGCACTGGCTTTGACAGCTTAATTCTGACACCCAGTTGATTTTGACAGCAATCATGATAGAGCTCCGAACACCCATTTGATTCTATTCCTAGAGCGGCATGGAATACCTTACCATTGCTTGAGGACAACTCCTGAAgataaaagagagaaagagatcCTGGACTTAGTCCAGGATACTGATTTTCTAGTGCTTGCTAGATACATGCAGGTAATATAATCTTTGATATCGTAATGATTGCTGTTGGTGTTCATCTAAATGATTTTGGGTTTACAATCATAAGGTCAACAGACTGAGATTTCTTCCCAGCATCCTTCAAAGACTTGGTTGATTGACATTTAAAATTCTAGAATATTTTTATGTTTCTTCATCTCATCTACCATTTTGATCTTCAGTTCAAATGTCTTTTGCTTTAATACAACAGAGTAGAGCATTGGAATCACTGCATTTGCTGCTTCTGATGTTTTTTTGTTATCATACACTTGTGCTTTGACATACCAAACTAGCATTATTCAATTACACATTGCAATAACTGTATTTTAAAACTTCAGTTGATTTCTGCAGGTTCTTTCTGGAAACTTCTTAAAAAGTTATGGAAAGGATGTTATTAATATTCATCATGGCCTATTGCCATCTTTCAAGGGTGGTCATCCAGCTAAGcaggttttttcttttttttaagcCTTTTTGAAATGCTTGTTTTAGTCATTACCCTTTACTTCTTTTTGGTAGATTGTAACCTGGCATTCACAATCTGCAGGCATTTGATGCTGGCGTCAAGTTAATTGGTGCAACAAGTCACTTTGTTACTGAAGAACTTGATGAAGGGCCAATAATTGAGCAAATGGTATGTAGTTTTATGTTCTTTACAATCTAAATTTTGCGACTTCATGTACTTCACGGTTCAGCATACTTCAAATTGGTTGCTGTAACAAGTCAAGTAGGGATTGAAACTTATTAGTACCTGCTATCAAACAGGTATCCAGATTTAAAAATTTCATCTCTCCTAGTCTTAAGATGCTAGTTCCTGAAAGATAATTTATTTGCCATAACAGTGGTGGAGAAATTCTTTAACCACCTTCTCTGCCCCTTCGAGTGCTGGCTACCAGTTGATTTGAACTGTCCTCTTCTAAGAATTTTGAGTTTCAGAATAGTGTGTACTCAAATTTTTTGTTCTATTTTCTGCACCAACTTATATGTGCTGCCACTGTATGATATGCAATTGTGAATTGGCATTAAGATAGAGGCTAGTggtgtttgttatattttttatgtATTCCTAATCTATTGCTGGCTATATACAGGTACCATATTTTGGTAACGTGAACTCTAGCATCAGCATTCTGGTTCGATATAACTGACCTTAGGTTCTCTGCTACCTGTTTGATATTCTTGTACTCTTTAACCAAGTCATGTTATCATTGTCCATTTAAGATTTTGATTTATCTGATCATTTCAACATGGCAAAAAGTTAATTAAGCTTGGCATGTGAGGCTCGTCTTGTTAGAAAACAATCTTTTCAGTGCACATAACATGTTACGCATGTCATAATTAAATAAAGCGTATGCATGGGACAGGCCTTTAAATGTCTATGCCTGCAGCTGTTTCTCATACTGTCTGCTTGTGCTTGCTGTATCTTCAGAATATCGAACATGAGTCCTCCTACCGTTATGCAATTTCTGTACATTGAAAGTACTAGATGAAAGTGTGTCACGGTGCTGTCGTTCTAAAATAGAACATTTTAACTTTTCAGGTGGAAAGAGTTTCCCACAGAGATAATTTGCAGAGTTTTGTACAGAAGTCCATGGATCTTGAGAAACGATGCCTTTCAAAAGCAATAAAATCATATTGTGAGCTGCGTGTTTTGCCTTACGAACGAAACAAGACTGTTGTGTTTTGATGATGAAAGGCAAATCTTCTTGTTTTGAAAGGGATTTCATATTCAGTGGGGTTCTTTTCCAGGGGAGTAGCGAAGGAGGAGGCGTGTATTAAGTATGGGATGCAAAGTCATTTTACCTGCACTCTTCCAATGCATTTCCAAGTGACAAACTTTTAAATCCACTTTCACTTACTCTGTAATTGTTTTGTTTAGTTCTGTAGAGCTCATCAGATGTGTAGTTTTGGTAAATCAGTTATGGTGTTTCTTTTAGCCAAAGCAATATGACTTGTTAAATTTCATCACCAAATTATATGAGAAAAATTGAAGGGAAGGCAGATATAAAAACTACTTGCTGTAACTAGATGCTCAATAACTTTTTAACAAATAGTAAAGCACTACATTTGGCAGATGACAGTTGTTATTATGATATATACAATAGAAAGAGAAGCACACGTACTCGCACAGGAAGAAAAATTGGGAATTACAACCGTGGGCTCATCATATGCTATCAACAAATGAACATGAATCTTTGTACAGAGAGACTTGCTCTTTTATGTTGCTGGATGATACAGATATCAGAGCAAGCAAACAACAAAACTTCACATGAAAACAACTGCTTTTATCTAATTTATCACTGTCAACCCTAGCCCAAATACATATACATACTCTACTCTCTGTTCATCAAGAAAACTTCACGTATGAAACTGAGAAATTATTGGCAAACAAGCAATCAAATGCTCTTGTTAATGCGTAAAACCCTCATAGAATGCTCAGCATCTTCCATGAAACTGGTTCGATGCAGTAGATCTTGAATTCCATCCACCCATTTTTGTTTGTGGATTTTGTTCTTGCACTTGAATTCAAGAAGACCCTGTGCAGTTTTGACTCCAAAATAGACTTCTgtgttttccctttctttcttgAACGGCCAAGTTGCGGTCTCATCACAAACCTCATAAACAAGACCTGCAGGTGCCACTGAAACACGTTAGATACAACCATGGAACTGTTTCTCCTGAATCAGTGAGTAGACTTGGTATGGCAGAATGATGGAAACACAACTATTTGTTTGATTCACAAATATAATGCAAATTTGTACTTGAACATGTTAAAAGCTCACATTTGTTCTTTTTGGAAAAGGCTCCAGCCACATGTTTGCTCTTTTGTTTCAGTATCACCTGCCATCAGATTAGTTAAGTTAGCAATGTAAGCCTTTCCAGATAATTAAGCATTTCAATAGGTAGTATTCATGTTAGTTCATGTGTTGGTTGTGTTTTCTATACCTGGGATTTCTTGTTGATGTAGACAGAAACGTGTTTCCACTTCAGCTCACCTGAGAAGTTCAATCAAATAGTATTACAATCATTATTCTGATAAAGAAGCTGCTTCTCATCAATCCAATTAAAAAAAGGTTCAAAAAATGAAACGATGTGTTCTAAGATTTTGAAATTCATCTTTTCGAGTTCATAAACTGTAAATTGGGATTTAATTGCCAAACATTCTGAGTCTGCATTTTCTTCCTGCTATCgtaaaaattgaaatctgaaattttcatcATA from Coffea eugenioides isolate CCC68of chromosome 8, Ceug_1.0, whole genome shotgun sequence encodes the following:
- the LOC113779848 gene encoding formyltetrahydrofolate deformylase 1, mitochondrial isoform X1 — encoded protein: MSFLRKVVSSSFPAQVLTFSKRPFKVKSLDESTSSSVSHGIHVFHCPDEVGIVAKLSECIASRGGNILNADVFVPEDKNVFYSRSEFIFHRAKWSRVQMDEDFLKLSRMFNAINSVVRVPDLDPRHKIAILASKQDHCLVDLLHGWQDGRLPIQIASVISNHDRAPNTHLILFLERHGIPYHCLRTTPEDKREKEILDLVQDTDFLVLARYMQVLSGNFLKSYGKDVINIHHGLLPSFKGGHPAKQAFDAGVKLIGATSHFVTEELDEGPIIEQMVERVSHRDNLQSFVQKSMDLEKRCLSKAIKSYCELRVLPYERNKTVVF
- the LOC113779848 gene encoding formyltetrahydrofolate deformylase 1, mitochondrial isoform X2, producing MSFLRKVVSSSFPAQVLTFSKRPFKVKSLDESTSSSVSHGIHVFHCPDEVGIVAKLSECIASRGGNILNADVFVPEDKNVFYSRSEFIFHRAKWSRVQMDEDFLKLSRMFNAINSVVRVPDLDPRHKIAILASKQDHCLVDLLHGWQDGRLPIQIASVISNHDRAPNTHLILFLERHGIPYHCLRTTPEDKREKEILDLVQDTDFLVLARYMQVLSGNFLKSYGKDVINIHHGLLPSFKGGHPAKQAFDAGVKLIGATSHFVTEELDEGPIIEQMVPYFGNVNSSISILVRYN